One Rosa chinensis cultivar Old Blush chromosome 5, RchiOBHm-V2, whole genome shotgun sequence genomic region harbors:
- the LOC112202110 gene encoding protein DETOXIFICATION 42 isoform X2 has protein sequence MFKGSVELAAVGVSIALFNQVSRIAIFPLVSVTTSFVAEEDTIGRARPEENENSHLETCSPTNGETKQLLPETDTGKNAYNSKPVDVSFDIVATGHKKRYIPSASSAMVIGGILGFIQAIFLISGAKPLLNFMGVSSDSPMLKTAQQYLMLRSLGAPAVLLSLAMQGVFRGFKDTKTPLFATVVGDATNIILDPIFIFVFHLGVNGAAIAHVISQYLMSVILFWRLIAQVDLLPPSVEHLQFGRFLKNGFLLLMRVIAVTFCVTLAASLAARQGPTSMAAFQVCLQVWLATSLLADGLAVAGQAILASAFAKNDYDKAAAAASRVLQLGLVLGLVLAFMLGVGLQYGARLFTKDVNVLHLIGIGIPFVAATQPINALAFVFDGVNFGGSDFAYAAFSMVLVAIISILFLFILSYTNGFIGIWVALSIYMSLRAFAGFWRIGTGTGPWQFLRT, from the exons atgtttaaaggTTCAGTGGAGCTTGCTGCTGTAGGAGTATCAATTGCTTTGTTCAATCAAGTATCAAGAATCGCAATATTTCCACTTGTTAGTGTCACAACCTCTTTTGTTGCTGAAGAAGACACTATTGGTAGAGCGAGACCTGAAGAAAATGAGAACAGTCACCTGGAAACATGTTCACCAACGAATGGGGAAACTAAACAGTTGTTACCAGAAACTG ATACTGGTAAGAATGCATACAACTCAAAACCGGTTGATGTAAGCTTCGATATAGTTGCAACCGGTCATAAAAAAAGGTATATCCCATCAGCATCATCAGCAATGGTTATTGGCGGCATTCTTGGATTTATTCAAGCCATATTCCTCATATCTGGAGCAAAACCTCTATTGAACTTCATGGGAGTCAGCTCT GATTCCCCAATGCTCAAGACAGCACAACAGTACTTGATGTTGAGGTCGCTCGGTGCCCCTGCGGTTCTTCTTTCACTGGCTATGCAAGGAGTCTTCCGTGGGTTCAAGGATACAAAAACTCCTTTATTTGCCACTG TGGTCGGAGATGCAACAAATATAATTTTAGATCCAATATTTATATTCGTTTTTCATCTCGGTGTGAATGGTGCAGCTATTGCCCATGTTATATCTCA GTACTTAATGTCAGTCATCCTCTTTTGGAGATTAATAGCTCAAGTTGATCTCTTACCCCCAAGTGTTGAACATCTCCAATTTGGTCGATTTCTTAAAAATG GTTTTCTATTATTGATGAGGGTCATTGCGGTTACATTCTGCGTGACCCTGGCTGCATCATTGGCTGCACGCCAGGGACCAACATCCATGGCTGCATTTCAGGTCTGCTTGCAAGTTTGGTTGGCAACATCTCTTCTAGCTGACGGACTGGCTGTTGCAGGACAG GCAATACTTGCAAGTGCATTTGCAAAGAATGATTATGACAAAGCTGCAGCCGCTGCATCCCGAGTGTTGCAG TTAGGATTGGTTTTGGGGTTGGTGCTTGCATTCATGCTCGGAGTGGGGTTGCAGTATGGAGCAAGGTTATTTACAAAAGATGTCAATGTCCTGCATCTTATTGGCATAGGCATACCA TTTGTTGCTGCCACTCAACCCATCAATGCCTTGGCATTTGTTTTTGACGGCGTCAACTTTGGAGGCTCTGATTTTGCCTATGCAGCATTTTCTATG GTTCTGGTGGCTATTATCAGCATCCTATTCCTGTTTATTCTCTCCTACACAAATGGATTCATTGGCATCTGGGTTGCTTTGTCCATCTATATGAGTCTTCGTGCGTTTGCTGGATTTTGGAG GATAGGGACAGGAACAGGACCTTGGCAATTCCTCAGGACCTAA
- the LOC112202110 gene encoding protein DETOXIFICATION 42 isoform X1: MAEESESYSYENRKNTPILIFFKDLRYVFKLDKLGLEIASIALPAALALTADPIASLIDTAFIGQIGSVELAAVGVSIALFNQVSRIAIFPLVSVTTSFVAEEDTIGRARPEENENSHLETCSPTNGETKQLLPETDTGKNAYNSKPVDVSFDIVATGHKKRYIPSASSAMVIGGILGFIQAIFLISGAKPLLNFMGVSSDSPMLKTAQQYLMLRSLGAPAVLLSLAMQGVFRGFKDTKTPLFATVVGDATNIILDPIFIFVFHLGVNGAAIAHVISQYLMSVILFWRLIAQVDLLPPSVEHLQFGRFLKNGFLLLMRVIAVTFCVTLAASLAARQGPTSMAAFQVCLQVWLATSLLADGLAVAGQAILASAFAKNDYDKAAAAASRVLQLGLVLGLVLAFMLGVGLQYGARLFTKDVNVLHLIGIGIPFVAATQPINALAFVFDGVNFGGSDFAYAAFSMVLVAIISILFLFILSYTNGFIGIWVALSIYMSLRAFAGFWRIGTGTGPWQFLRT; this comes from the exons ATGGCTGAAGAAAGTGAATCATATTCCTATGAAAACAGAAAGAATACTCCTATCTTGATTTTCTTTAAGGATCTCCG ATATGTTTTTAAGTTGGACAAACTCGGTTTAGAAATAGCGTCGATTGCATTGCCTGCAGCACTGGCTTTGACAGCTGATCCAATCGCATCTCTAATCGACACAGCATTCATTGGACAAATAG gTTCAGTGGAGCTTGCTGCTGTAGGAGTATCAATTGCTTTGTTCAATCAAGTATCAAGAATCGCAATATTTCCACTTGTTAGTGTCACAACCTCTTTTGTTGCTGAAGAAGACACTATTGGTAGAGCGAGACCTGAAGAAAATGAGAACAGTCACCTGGAAACATGTTCACCAACGAATGGGGAAACTAAACAGTTGTTACCAGAAACTG ATACTGGTAAGAATGCATACAACTCAAAACCGGTTGATGTAAGCTTCGATATAGTTGCAACCGGTCATAAAAAAAGGTATATCCCATCAGCATCATCAGCAATGGTTATTGGCGGCATTCTTGGATTTATTCAAGCCATATTCCTCATATCTGGAGCAAAACCTCTATTGAACTTCATGGGAGTCAGCTCT GATTCCCCAATGCTCAAGACAGCACAACAGTACTTGATGTTGAGGTCGCTCGGTGCCCCTGCGGTTCTTCTTTCACTGGCTATGCAAGGAGTCTTCCGTGGGTTCAAGGATACAAAAACTCCTTTATTTGCCACTG TGGTCGGAGATGCAACAAATATAATTTTAGATCCAATATTTATATTCGTTTTTCATCTCGGTGTGAATGGTGCAGCTATTGCCCATGTTATATCTCA GTACTTAATGTCAGTCATCCTCTTTTGGAGATTAATAGCTCAAGTTGATCTCTTACCCCCAAGTGTTGAACATCTCCAATTTGGTCGATTTCTTAAAAATG GTTTTCTATTATTGATGAGGGTCATTGCGGTTACATTCTGCGTGACCCTGGCTGCATCATTGGCTGCACGCCAGGGACCAACATCCATGGCTGCATTTCAGGTCTGCTTGCAAGTTTGGTTGGCAACATCTCTTCTAGCTGACGGACTGGCTGTTGCAGGACAG GCAATACTTGCAAGTGCATTTGCAAAGAATGATTATGACAAAGCTGCAGCCGCTGCATCCCGAGTGTTGCAG TTAGGATTGGTTTTGGGGTTGGTGCTTGCATTCATGCTCGGAGTGGGGTTGCAGTATGGAGCAAGGTTATTTACAAAAGATGTCAATGTCCTGCATCTTATTGGCATAGGCATACCA TTTGTTGCTGCCACTCAACCCATCAATGCCTTGGCATTTGTTTTTGACGGCGTCAACTTTGGAGGCTCTGATTTTGCCTATGCAGCATTTTCTATG GTTCTGGTGGCTATTATCAGCATCCTATTCCTGTTTATTCTCTCCTACACAAATGGATTCATTGGCATCTGGGTTGCTTTGTCCATCTATATGAGTCTTCGTGCGTTTGCTGGATTTTGGAG GATAGGGACAGGAACAGGACCTTGGCAATTCCTCAGGACCTAA